One segment of Thermoanaerobacter kivui DNA contains the following:
- a CDS encoding PAS domain-containing sensor histidine kinase, whose translation MKTNKASAANKNSLQWICNLLDNARDFFVLRDLKGKVVHINKRLLEILGYTPNDIEDYNYFFYQILKYKEIGPYEDSLVVELTAKYNIRMSFTIRYSPITNNFGEKIASLGFMKLKGYCKDRPECCISIFKHPMDIMNMTEEGFIIVDNKFNVVYANHRACDLFGIKYTKFINAKFMEIIKKYKPDISEHSLLKGERITVPARGSFDERVLLLKYGKLNSDCWKTVILRDITEDLKYQRLIEQTEKYTVAGEFAAITIHEIKNSLTSIKGFVQLLQVKHKDSSTYYETILDEVDRVLNLIKNYLGIVRNSEEGGETEIDINTVINQYLLLFEAEAVCKKIKIEKRFGEIPPIKMDKNHVKQLILNIVQNSLHAIGENGKILLDTKYHPHKKRVVIRVADNGGGIEKKYLKKVIEPLFTTKKEGTGLGLAICKSIVELYNGDIKIFSKKGEGTLVKIILNER comes from the coding sequence GTGAAAACTAACAAAGCTTCTGCCGCCAATAAAAATTCTTTGCAGTGGATATGTAATCTTTTAGATAATGCACGTGATTTTTTTGTCTTGAGGGATTTAAAAGGGAAAGTGGTGCATATTAATAAAAGACTTCTTGAAATATTGGGTTATACGCCTAATGATATAGAAGACTATAATTATTTTTTTTATCAAATACTAAAATACAAAGAAATAGGTCCTTATGAAGACAGCTTAGTGGTAGAACTTACCGCGAAGTACAATATAAGGATGTCTTTTACTATAAGATATAGCCCTATAACTAACAATTTTGGAGAGAAAATAGCTTCTTTGGGATTTATGAAATTAAAGGGCTACTGTAAGGATAGACCGGAGTGTTGCATTAGCATATTTAAACATCCAATGGACATAATGAATATGACAGAAGAAGGGTTTATAATTGTTGATAACAAGTTTAATGTAGTATATGCGAATCACAGGGCTTGTGACTTATTCGGTATTAAGTATACAAAATTTATAAATGCAAAGTTTATGGAAATTATAAAAAAGTATAAACCTGATATTTCGGAGCATAGTTTACTTAAAGGGGAGAGAATAACGGTTCCAGCAAGGGGAAGTTTTGATGAAAGAGTGCTTTTGTTGAAATATGGCAAATTAAATAGTGACTGCTGGAAAACTGTTATTCTAAGAGACATAACTGAGGATTTGAAGTATCAGAGGTTAATTGAGCAAACTGAAAAATACACTGTTGCGGGTGAGTTTGCGGCGATAACTATTCATGAGATAAAAAATTCTTTGACTTCTATAAAGGGTTTTGTACAGCTTTTACAAGTTAAACATAAAGATAGCTCTACTTATTATGAAACTATCTTAGATGAAGTTGACAGAGTCTTAAATCTTATAAAAAATTATCTCGGAATAGTGAGAAATAGCGAAGAAGGTGGAGAAACTGAAATAGATATAAATACTGTTATAAATCAATATTTACTACTTTTTGAGGCAGAAGCTGTTTGCAAGAAGATTAAAATAGAAAAAAGGTTTGGCGAAATCCCCCCTATAAAAATGGACAAAAATCATGTTAAACAGCTTATTCTCAATATTGTACAAAATTCTCTCCATGCTATTGGAGAGAATGGTAAAATATTATTAGATACTAAGTATCACCCTCATAAAAAAAGGGTGGTAATAAGAGTTGCAGACAATGGAGGTGGTATAGAGAAAAAATACCTAAAAAAAGTGATTGAACCGCTATTTACTACTAAAAAAGAGGGGACAGGATTGGGGCTTGCAATTTGCAAAAGCATTGTTGAATTGTACAATGGAGATATTAAAATTTTCAGCAAAAAAGGGGAAGGTACACTTGTCAAAATAATTTTAAATGAAAGATAA
- the hpt gene encoding hypoxanthine phosphoribosyltransferase, with protein MASPEQDIQEILITEEQIKEKVDELGKIITKDYEGKDLVLIGVLKGAIMFMADLSRAIDLPLAIDFMAVSSYGNSTRSSGIVKIIKDLDINIEGKDVLIVEDIIDSGLTLSYLRETLLGRKPKSLKICTILDKPERREADVKVDYCGFKIPDKFVVGYGLDFCEKYRNLPFIGVLKPELYK; from the coding sequence ATGGCGAGCCCTGAGCAAGATATACAGGAAATTTTGATAACAGAAGAACAAATTAAAGAAAAAGTGGATGAATTAGGAAAAATTATAACAAAAGATTATGAAGGGAAGGACCTTGTTCTTATAGGAGTTTTAAAAGGAGCCATAATGTTTATGGCCGATTTATCCCGTGCTATAGATTTGCCATTGGCAATAGATTTCATGGCTGTGTCCAGTTATGGTAATTCTACTCGTTCTTCAGGTATAGTGAAAATAATTAAAGACCTTGACATAAACATTGAAGGCAAAGATGTGCTTATAGTGGAAGACATTATAGACAGCGGTCTGACTCTTTCATATTTGAGAGAAACTTTGTTAGGGAGAAAGCCTAAAAGTTTAAAAATTTGCACTATTCTCGATAAGCCTGAGAGAAGAGAAGCGGATGTAAAAGTGGATTATTGCGGTTTTAAAATACCAGATAAATTTGTTGTAGGTTATGGGCTTGATTTTTGTGAAAAATACAGAAACCTTCCTTTTATAGGTGTTTTAAAACCAGAACTGTACAAATGA
- the ftsH gene encoding ATP-dependent zinc metalloprotease FtsH produces MNDNNKIIRSMVLYLLIFIAIYAMVQLYSQSAEPITDIDYGQLIKYIDANQVKSITLVGNDVKGVLKNGTEFKSRVPDVTNFMSFVNPYILEGKLDFKSEPQVGPPWWVQMLPSLFLIVIFVIFWYVFMQQAQGGGGSKVMSFGKSRARMVTDKEKRVTFNDVAGADEEKEELQEIVEFLKYPKKFLELGARIPKGVLLVGPPGTGKTLLAKAVAGEAGVPFFSISGSDFVEMFVGVGAARVRDLFDQAKKNAPCIVFIDEIDAVGRQRGAGLGGGHDEREQTLNQLLVEMDGFSVNEGIIVIAATNRPDILDPALLRPGRFDRHVTVGIPDIKGREEILKIHSRNKPLAPDVSLQVLARRTPGFTGADLENLMNEAALLAARRGLKQITMAELEEAITRVIAGPEKRSRIMSEKDKKLVAYHEAGHAVVAKLLPNTPPVHEVTIIPRGRAGGYTMLLPEEDKYYMSKSEMMDEIVHLLGGRVAESLVLNDVSTGAQNDIERATNIARKMVTEYGMSERLGPMTFGTKSEEVFLGRDLGRTRNYSEEVAAEIDREIKRIIEEAYKRAESLLKENMDKLHRVAKALIEKEKLNGEEFEKVFNGEDIEGVQFA; encoded by the coding sequence TTGAACGATAATAACAAGATAATTAGAAGCATGGTGCTCTATTTATTAATATTTATAGCTATTTACGCAATGGTTCAATTGTATTCTCAAAGCGCCGAACCAATAACCGATATTGATTACGGACAGCTAATAAAATACATTGATGCCAATCAAGTAAAAAGCATTACCCTTGTGGGTAATGATGTTAAAGGTGTATTAAAAAATGGTACCGAGTTTAAGAGCCGTGTACCAGATGTAACAAACTTTATGAGTTTTGTAAATCCCTATATTTTAGAAGGGAAACTGGATTTTAAAAGTGAGCCACAAGTAGGTCCGCCATGGTGGGTACAAATGCTTCCTTCCCTATTTTTGATTGTCATTTTTGTTATATTTTGGTATGTTTTTATGCAACAGGCACAGGGTGGGGGAGGAAGCAAGGTTATGTCTTTTGGCAAAAGTAGAGCCAGAATGGTTACAGACAAAGAAAAAAGAGTAACTTTTAATGACGTTGCGGGTGCAGATGAAGAAAAAGAAGAGCTTCAGGAAATTGTTGAATTTCTAAAATATCCCAAGAAGTTTCTTGAACTTGGAGCGAGAATACCTAAAGGCGTGCTTTTAGTAGGTCCTCCGGGTACTGGTAAAACCCTTCTTGCAAAAGCTGTGGCTGGAGAAGCAGGAGTGCCATTTTTCAGCATAAGCGGCTCCGACTTTGTGGAGATGTTTGTCGGTGTAGGTGCTGCCAGAGTAAGAGATTTGTTTGACCAGGCAAAGAAAAATGCACCTTGTATAGTATTTATTGATGAGATAGATGCAGTGGGAAGGCAAAGGGGTGCAGGTTTAGGTGGCGGACATGATGAAAGAGAGCAAACACTAAACCAGCTATTAGTTGAAATGGACGGGTTTAGCGTCAATGAAGGCATAATTGTGATTGCCGCTACAAATAGACCTGATATATTAGACCCTGCTCTTTTAAGACCTGGAAGATTTGACAGACATGTTACTGTTGGAATTCCTGATATAAAAGGAAGAGAAGAGATATTAAAAATACATTCAAGGAATAAACCATTAGCTCCAGACGTGTCATTGCAAGTGTTGGCACGAAGAACTCCTGGATTTACAGGAGCAGACCTTGAAAACCTCATGAATGAGGCGGCCCTTTTAGCTGCAAGAAGAGGGCTTAAACAGATAACTATGGCAGAGTTGGAAGAAGCTATAACGAGAGTGATAGCAGGACCTGAAAAGAGAAGCAGGATTATGTCTGAAAAAGACAAGAAATTGGTTGCATACCACGAAGCAGGTCATGCCGTTGTAGCGAAGCTTCTGCCAAATACTCCTCCTGTCCATGAGGTTACGATAATCCCAAGAGGGAGAGCTGGAGGCTATACCATGCTTCTTCCTGAGGAGGATAAATATTACATGTCAAAATCTGAGATGATGGATGAGATAGTTCATCTTTTAGGGGGACGCGTTGCAGAAAGTTTGGTGTTGAATGACGTAAGTACGGGTGCTCAAAATGACATTGAAAGAGCAACAAATATCGCGAGAAAGATGGTTACGGAGTACGGCATGAGCGAAAGATTAGGGCCTATGACTTTTGGCACTAAAAGCGAAGAAGTATTTTTAGGACGTGATTTAGGCAGAACGAGAAATTACAGTGAAGAAGTAGCTGCAGAAATTGATAGAGAAATAAAGAGAATAATTGAGGAAGCGTATAAAAGAGCAGAATCATTGCTAAAGGAGAATATGGATAAACTTCACAGAGTAGCAAAAGCCCTTATTGAGAAAGAAAAACTTAATGGGGAGGAATTTGAAAAAGTTTTTAACGGAGAGGATATAGAGGGGGTGCAGTTTGCATAA